From the Euphorbia lathyris chromosome 6, ddEupLath1.1, whole genome shotgun sequence genome, one window contains:
- the LOC136233729 gene encoding FACT complex subunit SSRP1-like, giving the protein MADGHLFNNISLGGRGGANPGQLKIHSKGIQWKKQGGGKAVEVDKADIVGVTWMKVPRTNQLGIRIKQGLLYKFTGFRDQDLPNMTNFFQSNCGIAIEEKQLSVTGRNWGEIELNGNMLTFMTGAKQVFEVSLAEVSQTQLQGKNDVLLEFHVDDTAGANEKDALMEMSFHVPSNNTQFIGDENRPAAQVLRDSIISKADVDVFEEAVVTFDGVAILTPRGRYNVDLHMSFLHLQGQANDFKIQYSSVVRLFLLPKSNQPHTFVIVTLDPPIRKGQTLYPHIVLQFDTDSVVDISLSMNEETLNTKYKSRLESTYKGLIHEVFTTVLRGLSGAKVTKPGKFRSCQDGYAVKSSLKAEDGLLYPLEKSFFFLPKPPTLILHEEIDYFEFERHSAGGSNMQYFDLLIRLKTEQEHLFRNIQRNEYHNLFDFISEKGLKIMNLGDMPTGKGVAAVLQNDDDDAVDPHLERIKNQAADESDEEDEDFVLDKDDGGSPTDDSGEDDSDGSDSGDEKEKPVKKEPAKEPSSSKIAAKKRPKDGKEDASKQKKQKKKKDPNAPKKAMSAFMYFSQMERENVKKTHPGIGFGGIGKVVGERWKKLSAEEKEPYEAKARTDKKRYEEAISGYKNPQPVNVDSGNESDSE; this is encoded by the exons ATGGCTGACGGTCACCTGTTCAACAATATCTCCCTCGGTGGTCGCGGCGGCGCT AACCCTGGGCAACTCAAGATACATTCAAAAGGTATTCAATGGAAGAAACAGGGAGGTGGTAAAGCAGTGGAAGTTGATAAAGCTGATATTGTAGGAGTGACATGGATGAAGGTACCAAGGACAAATCAACTTGGAATTCGAATCAAACAAGGATTGCTATACAAATTTACTGGATTCCGGGACCAG GATCTTCCGAACATGACCAATTTTTTCCAAAGCAATTGTGGAATTGCAATAGAAGAGAAACAGCTTTCAGTCACCGGCCGTAACTGGGGAGAGATTGAGTTAAATG GAAATATGCTTACCTTTATGACTGGTGCAAAGCAAGTATTTGAGGTATCTTTAGCAGAGGTCTCACAAACGCAACTGCAGGGCAAGAATGATGTTCTCTTGGAGTTCCATGTGGATGATACGGCTGGAGCTAATGAA AAAGATGCATTGATGGAGATGAGTTTTCACGTACCCAGTAACAACACACAATTTATTGGTGATGAAAACCGTCCTGCTGCTCAG GTTTTGCGAGATAGCATAATTTCAAAGGCAGATGTTGATGTGTTTGAAGAAGCAGTTGTTACATTTGATGGTGTTGCAATTCTGACTCCAAG GGGTCGGTACAATGTTGACCTTCATATGTCATTCTTGCACCTCCAAGGACAGGCCAATGATTTCAAAATTCAGTATAGCAGTGTTGTTCGCCTTTTTTTGCTTCCAAAG TCTAACCAGCCTCATACCTTTGTTATTGTTACTCTTGATCCACCCATTCGTAAGGGGCAAACTTTATATCCGCACATTGTCTTGCAG TTTGATACTGACAGTGTGGTCGATATTTCCTTGTCGATGAATGAAGAGACATTGAATACAAAGTACAAGAGCAGGTTAGAATCAACTTACAAG GGACTCATACATGAAGTGTTCACAACAGTATTACGTGGACTGTCCGGTGCTAAAGTGACTAAACCAGGAAAGTTCCGTAGCTGTCAAGATGGTTATGCTGTTAAATCATCATTGAAAGCTGAAGATGGCCTTCTGTATCCGCTTGAGAAAAGCTTCTTTTTCTTGCCCAAGCCTCCAACCCTAATTCTTCACGAGGAG ATTGATTATTTTGAATTCGAGAGGCATTCAGCCGGTGGTTCAAATATGCAATACTTTGACCTTCTTATTAGACTCAAAACTGAGCAAGAACATCTGTTTCGGAACATTCAGAGAAATGAGTACCACAATCTCTTTGACTTTATTAG TGAGAAGGGTCTCAAAATCATGAACCTTGGTGATATGCCAACCGGGAAAGGAGTGGCTGCTGTGCTCcagaatgatgatgatgatgctgTTGACCCACATCTTGAGCGCATCAAGAATCAAGCTGCAGATGAGAGTGATGAAGAG GATGAGGATTTTGTTCTTGACAAGGATGATGGAGGATCTCCTACTGATGATTCTGGAGAGGACGATTCGGATGGTAGTGACAGTGGAGATGAGAAAGAG AAACCCGTAAAGAAGGAACCTGCAAAGGAACCCTCATCTTCTAAGATAGCAGCTAAGAAGAGGCCTAAAGATGGAAAAGAGGATGCATCTAAgcagaaaaaacagaaaaagaagaaggatccTAATGCTCCTAAAAAGGCAATGTCTGCATTCATGTACTTTTCACAGATGGAAAGAGAG AATGTGAAGAAAACTCATCCTGGCATTGGTTTTGGTGGTATTGGAAAAGTCGTGGGGGAAAGATGGAAAAAGTTGTCAG CTGAGGAGAAAGAACCCTACGAAGCAAAGGCTCGCACGGATAAAAAGCGATATGAAGAAGCAATCAGTGGCTACAAGAACCCCCAACCTGTGAATGTTGACTCAGGGAATGAATCTGATAGTGAATAA